The Candidatus Acidiferrales bacterium genome window below encodes:
- a CDS encoding efflux RND transporter periplasmic adaptor subunit, producing MASEQTNAGPRKSWVVVAGGIVVVVTVVLILASRDQAPEVQVAKVKRENLSASISCNGKVEPIEPFVPRAQFATFIQKAEVTEGQSVHKGQVLLVLDANAQKTQLAKAQADLLAAQERLRDALAGGPPDQVAQLDADLRKAQIDLADLQKKQEELQKLVAAKAATQDELDQNGSKLAQQSATVEMLEQKKTAIAAQAAVSQQSARLTIEEQQDLIQTLQGYVRSATVISPIDGTLYSLPKHAGDYVQVGEPLAQVADLRHVRVRAFVDEPDLGVLAPGQTAEITWDGLPGYVWNGKTEAVPKQVTTLAVRSVGEVLCSVQNDNMKLIPNVNVDVRIQWSNQDSVLVIPRGAVHGDPPNYFVFVMDNDGTLHQRAIKLGIANPTEFQVVAGLQEGDRVALSGDAALRDGMSAHPVEAGQR from the coding sequence TTGGCATCGGAACAGACAAACGCAGGACCACGAAAAAGCTGGGTCGTTGTAGCCGGCGGGATCGTGGTCGTTGTAACCGTGGTCCTGATTCTCGCCAGTCGCGATCAGGCTCCTGAAGTCCAAGTCGCGAAGGTAAAACGCGAGAACCTCTCGGCTTCGATCAGCTGCAACGGAAAAGTTGAGCCGATTGAACCATTCGTCCCCCGTGCGCAATTCGCAACCTTTATCCAGAAGGCTGAGGTCACGGAGGGACAATCCGTTCATAAGGGACAGGTGCTGTTGGTGCTCGATGCCAACGCACAAAAGACTCAGCTGGCCAAAGCGCAAGCGGACTTGCTGGCAGCTCAAGAACGGCTTCGCGACGCCCTCGCGGGCGGTCCGCCAGACCAAGTGGCGCAGTTGGATGCTGATTTGCGAAAAGCGCAAATTGACCTGGCGGATCTTCAGAAGAAACAAGAAGAACTGCAGAAACTCGTTGCGGCGAAGGCCGCGACGCAGGATGAGCTGGATCAGAATGGAAGCAAGCTTGCGCAACAAAGCGCAACAGTCGAAATGCTCGAGCAAAAGAAAACGGCGATTGCAGCGCAAGCGGCCGTGAGCCAGCAGAGCGCACGGCTGACCATCGAGGAGCAACAGGATCTGATACAGACCTTGCAAGGCTACGTGCGCTCGGCGACTGTCATCTCGCCGATTGATGGAACGCTTTATTCATTGCCGAAGCACGCCGGTGACTATGTTCAGGTAGGAGAGCCTCTTGCACAGGTGGCCGATTTGCGTCACGTTCGTGTGCGCGCGTTTGTGGATGAACCTGACCTTGGTGTGCTTGCCCCTGGTCAAACGGCGGAAATCACTTGGGATGGGCTGCCGGGCTACGTCTGGAACGGCAAGACCGAGGCCGTGCCGAAGCAGGTAACGACTCTTGCCGTACGCAGCGTTGGCGAAGTCCTTTGCTCGGTGCAGAATGATAATATGAAGCTGATTCCCAATGTGAACGTGGACGTCAGGATTCAATGGAGCAACCAGGACAGCGTTTTAGTGATCCCGAGAGGAGCGGTTCATGGCGATCCTCCCAATTACTTTGTCTTTGTAATGGATAACGATGGCACACTCCACCAGCGTGCAATAAAACTGGGCATTGCCAATCCCACCGAATTTCAGGTCGTAGCCGGATTGCAAGAAGGAGACCGTGTTGCACTGTCCGGGGATGCCGCGCTCCGTGACGGTATGAGTGCGCACCCTGTAGAAGCGGGTCAACGATGA
- a CDS encoding sugar phosphate nucleotidyltransferase, translated as MSTMKGVVLAGGTGSRLFPLTRVTNKHLLPIYDQPMVFYPIQTLANAGILDILLVTGGHSAGDFLRLLGNGKDFHLRHLCYAYQEGEGGIADALRLAEHFADGHPICVVLGDNIIETNIIAGCDEFRRGGAGAHIFLKEVPHPERFGVPVFDGDRIVRIEEKPKQPKSNYAVTGYYIYDTTVFEKIRTLKPSGRGELEITDLNNQYIQEGSLHYSVIEGWWTDAGTFESLLLANNLVAKGGANKLEAAASGTKSQQAGGKR; from the coding sequence ATGTCCACAATGAAGGGAGTCGTTCTCGCCGGCGGGACCGGATCCCGCTTGTTTCCCCTCACCCGCGTCACAAATAAGCACCTGCTGCCGATTTACGACCAACCGATGGTGTTTTACCCGATTCAAACTCTGGCAAACGCCGGAATCCTCGACATTCTTTTAGTCACCGGTGGACACAGCGCCGGCGATTTTTTACGGTTGCTCGGCAACGGAAAAGATTTTCACCTGCGCCATCTTTGCTATGCGTATCAGGAAGGCGAAGGAGGCATCGCTGACGCTTTGCGCCTCGCCGAGCATTTTGCGGATGGGCATCCGATTTGCGTCGTCCTGGGCGACAACATCATCGAGACGAACATTATTGCCGGATGCGATGAATTTCGCCGCGGCGGGGCGGGCGCGCATATTTTCCTGAAAGAAGTGCCGCATCCCGAGCGTTTCGGTGTTCCGGTGTTCGACGGCGATCGTATCGTGCGCATCGAGGAAAAACCCAAGCAGCCTAAGTCCAACTATGCAGTGACCGGCTACTACATCTACGACACAACCGTGTTCGAAAAAATCCGCACGCTCAAACCTTCCGGACGCGGAGAACTGGAGATTACCGATCTGAATAACCAATACATTCAGGAAGGCTCGCTGCACTACAGCGTTATCGAAGGTTGGTGGACCGACGCGGGAACCTTTGAGTCGCTGCTGCTCGCGAATAACCTGGTGGCTAAGGGCGGCGCGAACAAACTGGAAGCGGCGGCGAGCGGAACAAAATCGCAGCAAGCGGGCGGGAAACGATGA
- a CDS encoding IS1 family transposase, whose protein sequence is MRGISARRVQVDEMHGFVFVRQKNLDLTRHDDLTMGEQYLFIAMDSETKLVPSFRVGKRDARNAYFLMKDLESRLITRPQLTTDGFRPYVGAVDDTFGTNIDYAMLIKMYSGDESSRERYSPSEIVDTRTVPVMGNPKPQFISTSHVERQNLTVRMQLRRFTRLTNAFSKKLENLKAALAVYFAWYNFCRIHSSLRVTPGMQAGITDHVWDISEIAA, encoded by the coding sequence ATGCGTGGCATTAGCGCCCGCCGTGTGCAAGTTGATGAAATGCACGGCTTCGTTTTCGTTCGCCAGAAGAACCTAGACCTGACGCGGCATGACGATCTCACAATGGGTGAACAATATCTGTTCATCGCAATGGATTCAGAAACCAAGCTAGTCCCTTCTTTTCGTGTCGGAAAACGCGATGCGCGAAACGCCTATTTCCTAATGAAAGACTTGGAATCACGCCTTATCACTCGTCCGCAACTGACAACCGATGGATTCCGGCCCTATGTAGGCGCGGTTGATGACACGTTCGGAACAAACATAGATTATGCGATGTTGATTAAGATGTATTCGGGCGACGAGTCCTCACGCGAACGGTACAGCCCCTCAGAGATTGTGGATACGAGGACTGTCCCAGTCATGGGCAACCCGAAACCGCAGTTCATTTCGACATCGCATGTTGAGCGTCAAAACCTAACCGTTAGAATGCAGCTTCGCAGGTTCACGAGATTGACCAACGCTTTCTCCAAGAAACTAGAGAATCTGAAAGCGGCCTTGGCTGTCTACTTTGCTTGGTATAACTTTTGCCGGATTCATTCTTCGCTGCGGGTCACGCCAGGAATGCAGGCAGGAATTACAGATCACGTGTGGGATATATCGGAGATTGCCGCCTAG
- a CDS encoding ABC transporter permease — MNLRNSWTVYRKELRDMLRDKRTIRSMIIIPVVAFPLLFLLMGYAMAHFAGQAQKEIALIMVQGGEDSPKIMSALQNFASVKILPYKDDAKQEVSDKTIRALIQIPKGFDASIAGGHPEQISIGYYKSNEESEIANDKLQAFFSQYRDGVARAALEARGVPASLLEPFTIESSNVAPPSKVGAAMFGGLIPYFIIIFCFTGATYPAMDLTAGEKERGTMETILSSPASRTDLVFGKFLMIVTASVVTAVLSILSLGFSFTHFKNSIVAAAGSSLQFTIDPGSVVAVILLILPLAVLFAAGLLAVALLAKSYREAQSYVQPLVFIVVIPAVIGTIPGIELNWITAFIPILNTCMVSKEIISGTYHWAMMAAVFGMTCVYAALGLAAAVRMFNREDVLFRT; from the coding sequence ATGAACCTGCGAAATTCGTGGACCGTTTACCGAAAAGAATTGCGCGACATGCTGCGCGACAAGCGCACCATCCGCTCCATGATCATCATCCCTGTCGTTGCTTTTCCTTTGCTGTTTCTCCTGATGGGATATGCCATGGCGCATTTTGCAGGGCAAGCGCAGAAGGAAATTGCGTTGATTATGGTCCAGGGCGGCGAGGATTCGCCGAAGATTATGTCGGCGCTGCAGAATTTCGCCAGCGTCAAAATCCTCCCCTACAAGGATGACGCAAAGCAGGAAGTATCGGACAAGACGATTCGTGCGCTGATTCAAATTCCCAAGGGCTTTGACGCCTCCATCGCCGGCGGCCATCCGGAACAGATTTCCATCGGCTACTACAAGAGCAACGAAGAATCGGAGATCGCCAATGACAAATTGCAGGCATTCTTCAGCCAATATCGAGATGGCGTCGCGCGCGCCGCGCTTGAAGCGAGAGGTGTACCCGCAAGCCTGCTCGAACCGTTCACGATAGAATCCAGCAACGTCGCACCACCCTCCAAAGTCGGCGCGGCTATGTTCGGCGGTCTGATTCCTTATTTCATTATCATTTTTTGCTTCACCGGCGCGACGTATCCGGCCATGGATTTGACCGCCGGCGAAAAAGAGCGCGGCACGATGGAGACAATCCTCTCAAGCCCGGCTTCGCGCACGGATCTTGTCTTTGGAAAATTCCTGATGATTGTGACGGCCTCGGTGGTCACGGCCGTACTCTCCATTCTCTCGCTCGGCTTTTCCTTCACCCACTTCAAGAACTCCATCGTTGCAGCCGCCGGTTCCTCTCTTCAATTCACGATTGACCCGGGATCCGTCGTCGCCGTCATCCTGCTGATCTTGCCGCTCGCGGTTCTCTTCGCTGCGGGCCTGCTGGCCGTCGCGCTTCTGGCAAAGAGCTACCGTGAGGCGCAGAGCTATGTCCAGCCTCTGGTTTTCATCGTCGTTATTCCAGCTGTGATCGGCACAATCCCGGGGATCGAATTGAATTGGATAACAGCGTTCATCCCCATCTTGAACACCTGCATGGTGAGCAAAGAAATTATCTCTGGCACATATCACTGGGCGATGATGGCCGCGGTCTTCGGTATGACCTGCGTTTACGCAGCTCTCGGCCTCGCTGCAGCCGTGCGCATGTTCAATCGCGAAGACGTACTCTTTCGCACTTAA
- the rfbB gene encoding dTDP-glucose 4,6-dehydratase yields the protein MKLVVTGGAGFIGSNFIRYFLGAYPDAEILNFDKLTYAGNLQNLEDIDASPNYRFVRGDICDAEAVEEALADPADAIVHFAAESHVDRSIAGAREFLRTNVEGTLVMMEAARKRKIPRFLHVSTDEVYGSMAPKESATEQSVLAPNSPYAASKAAADLLVRSYVQTHKFPAVITRCTNNYGPYQFPEKLIPLMISNAFESKKLPVYGDGSNERDWIFVEDHCRALDAVLQKGRVGEIYNIGSGRPVPNIGIVRSLLKLLDKPDGLIEFVQDRPGHDRRYALDDSKIRHELGWEPKVELDAGLEHTVDWYRKHIDWVHAATSGEYQAYYEKFYVKRRTTLAEL from the coding sequence ATGAAACTTGTGGTCACGGGCGGCGCGGGCTTCATCGGATCCAATTTTATCCGCTATTTTCTTGGCGCATACCCTGACGCGGAAATCCTCAATTTCGACAAGCTCACATACGCCGGAAATCTTCAGAACCTCGAGGATATTGACGCGTCGCCGAATTACCGTTTTGTGCGCGGTGACATTTGCGACGCAGAGGCCGTTGAAGAGGCCCTCGCGGACCCCGCCGACGCCATTGTGCATTTCGCTGCGGAAAGCCATGTCGATCGCAGCATCGCCGGCGCGCGCGAATTCCTTCGCACCAATGTCGAAGGGACGCTCGTCATGATGGAAGCCGCGCGCAAGCGCAAGATTCCGCGCTTTCTGCATGTGAGCACTGACGAAGTCTACGGCAGCATGGCGCCGAAAGAGTCTGCCACGGAACAGTCGGTTCTTGCTCCGAATAGTCCATACGCTGCCAGCAAAGCTGCTGCGGATCTGCTCGTTCGAAGCTATGTGCAAACGCACAAATTCCCGGCGGTAATCACGCGCTGCACAAATAACTACGGCCCGTATCAATTTCCCGAGAAACTGATTCCCCTGATGATTTCGAATGCATTCGAAAGCAAGAAGCTGCCCGTCTATGGCGATGGGTCGAACGAGCGCGACTGGATTTTTGTTGAAGACCACTGCCGCGCGCTCGATGCCGTACTTCAGAAAGGCCGCGTTGGGGAAATCTACAATATCGGCTCCGGCCGGCCCGTACCGAACATTGGAATCGTACGCAGTTTGTTGAAGCTCCTCGATAAGCCGGATGGTTTGATCGAATTTGTTCAGGATCGCCCCGGCCACGATCGCCGTTATGCCCTGGACGATTCGAAGATTCGCCATGAACTGGGCTGGGAGCCCAAAGTCGAGCTCGATGCCGGACTCGAGCACACGGTCGATTGGTATCGCAAACACATTGACTGGGTGCATGCGGCCACGAGCGGCGAATATCAAGCCTATTACGAAAAATTCTATGTGAAGCGACGGACCACTCTCGCCGAACTCTGA
- a CDS encoding tetratricopeptide repeat protein — translation MRLTLARLVCCAALVIFTAGIASAADDLSTVEEQFAAGDYGDAINTLRAIVSQNAGDAPAHYWLGRCYYEERDYNNAVTQLQQAASLDAKSSVYHQWLGRAYGEKADVEHSFLLARQVKKEFEAAVQADPSNIQARRDLEDYLLEAPWIVGGSKDDALTQVNEIAKLDPIQGHLARADYDAHLGKDNDASSEYNQALSMRPQTIDPYFEIADYYAKKQNSAALQQVITQAEATDPRDPRLTFYHGETRVISDTDLTLAEEELKSYIARSPQRSDWPSHSRARYWLGALYEKQGDKVAASEQYRAALQLDAGNKAARQALDNLEKSMR, via the coding sequence ATGAGGTTGACGCTCGCGCGGTTGGTTTGTTGCGCGGCGTTAGTCATCTTTACAGCGGGAATTGCCAGCGCAGCCGATGATCTGTCGACGGTCGAAGAGCAATTCGCCGCGGGCGATTACGGCGATGCAATCAATACTCTGCGCGCCATCGTATCCCAGAATGCCGGCGACGCTCCCGCTCATTACTGGCTCGGCCGCTGCTACTACGAAGAGCGTGATTATAATAACGCCGTGACGCAACTTCAGCAGGCAGCCTCTCTCGACGCGAAATCCTCCGTCTATCACCAGTGGCTGGGCCGCGCATATGGCGAGAAGGCCGATGTGGAACACAGCTTCCTTTTGGCTCGGCAGGTAAAAAAGGAATTCGAGGCGGCGGTGCAAGCCGACCCATCAAATATTCAAGCGCGACGCGATCTGGAGGATTATCTGCTGGAAGCGCCTTGGATTGTGGGCGGCAGCAAAGACGACGCGCTAACGCAAGTGAACGAGATCGCAAAACTGGATCCCATTCAAGGGCATCTGGCTCGCGCTGATTATGACGCGCATCTCGGCAAAGACAACGACGCCTCCTCTGAATACAATCAGGCGCTTTCGATGAGGCCGCAAACAATCGATCCGTATTTCGAAATCGCCGATTACTATGCCAAGAAACAAAACAGTGCGGCGTTGCAGCAAGTGATCACCCAGGCCGAAGCCACGGATCCGAGGGACCCCCGGCTGACTTTTTACCATGGCGAAACCAGGGTCATCAGCGACACGGATCTAACCCTTGCGGAAGAGGAATTGAAGTCCTATATTGCCCGCTCGCCACAGCGCAGTGACTGGCCATCCCATTCGAGGGCGCGTTATTGGCTGGGAGCGCTTTACGAAAAACAGGGCGACAAGGTTGCTGCGTCCGAGCAATACCGCGCTGCCCTGCAACTCGACGCTGGAAATAAGGCGGCGCGCCAGGCGCTCGACAACCTCGAAAAGTCAATGCGTTGA
- a CDS encoding dTDP-4-dehydrorhamnose 3,5-epimerase family protein, which translates to MIQGVRVKQLKMIPDERGRLMEILRQDDKEFIKFGQLYMTTAYPGVVKGWHYHKLQIDSFCTVKGMIKLVLYDAREKSPTYREVNEFFQGEHNAILVQIPNFVYHGFKCVSETEAIVINCTTEAYRHSEPDEFRLPYNDPSIPYNWDIQLK; encoded by the coding sequence ATGATCCAGGGCGTTCGCGTCAAGCAGCTCAAGATGATTCCTGACGAACGCGGGCGTTTGATGGAAATCCTGCGGCAGGACGACAAGGAATTCATCAAATTCGGCCAGTTGTACATGACCACGGCATACCCGGGCGTGGTGAAGGGCTGGCATTACCACAAACTGCAGATCGATAGCTTTTGCACCGTCAAAGGAATGATCAAGCTAGTTCTTTATGATGCGCGTGAGAAATCGCCGACCTATCGCGAGGTGAATGAATTCTTTCAGGGCGAACACAACGCGATTCTTGTACAGATCCCGAATTTCGTTTATCACGGATTCAAATGCGTCAGCGAGACGGAAGCCATTGTGATCAATTGTACCACGGAAGCGTATCGCCACTCCGAGCCGGACGAGTTTCGTTTGCCTTACAATGATCCCAGCATCCCTTACAACTGGGACATTCAACTCAAATAG
- the rfbD gene encoding dTDP-4-dehydrorhamnose reductase codes for MKIFLTGKQGMLARAIAEVLAPRHEISAVSHGEADITDAAAIARAVESAQPDVVVNAAGFTNVDACETQRELAFRVNAEGPGNIALACKRLGIGMMHISTDYVFDGTKAEPYVEEDEPRPLSVYGKSKLQGEREVQRHLERSWIVRICSVFGPYRRNFVALVVGKGRKGEPLRIVEGLQFAPTYTFDAAAGIEQILARGPHGIYHLTNQGFTSRIDFTREILRQAGFPNIPVIPITSEEENRPAMRPKNSRLENARLKREGLPLLPPWPDAVQRYLAQLANENQ; via the coding sequence TTGAAAATCTTTCTCACCGGCAAACAAGGGATGCTTGCTCGGGCGATTGCCGAAGTCCTGGCTCCACGCCACGAAATTTCTGCTGTTTCGCATGGCGAAGCGGACATCACGGATGCGGCAGCCATCGCTCGCGCTGTGGAATCTGCTCAGCCCGATGTCGTTGTAAATGCGGCGGGATTTACCAACGTGGACGCTTGCGAAACGCAGCGGGAGCTCGCCTTTCGCGTAAATGCCGAAGGTCCTGGCAATATTGCGCTTGCTTGCAAACGCCTGGGCATTGGCATGATGCACATCAGTACGGATTACGTGTTCGATGGGACAAAGGCCGAGCCGTACGTGGAAGAGGACGAACCACGGCCACTGAGCGTCTATGGCAAAAGCAAATTGCAAGGCGAAAGGGAAGTGCAGCGCCACCTCGAACGGTCATGGATTGTTCGCATCTGCAGTGTCTTCGGGCCGTACCGCAGGAATTTTGTCGCGCTCGTCGTGGGCAAGGGGCGCAAAGGCGAACCGCTTCGCATCGTCGAGGGCTTACAGTTCGCACCCACGTACACATTCGACGCCGCAGCCGGCATCGAGCAAATCCTTGCGCGCGGGCCGCACGGTATCTACCACTTGACGAATCAAGGGTTCACCTCGCGCATCGATTTCACGCGCGAAATCCTTCGCCAGGCTGGCTTTCCGAACATCCCTGTGATTCCGATAACGAGCGAAGAGGAAAATCGTCCTGCGATGCGGCCAAAAAACTCGCGGCTGGAGAATGCGCGGCTAAAGCGTGAAGGGTTGCCGTTGCTGCCTCCGTGGCCGGATGCGGTCCAACGCTATCTGGCGCAGTTGGCAAACGAAAATCAATGA
- a CDS encoding ATP-binding cassette domain-containing protein: protein MAADKLTGSPLIDVRELSKDFRTFRRREGMWGSIQNLFVRDYMTVSAVDRVSFEVKRGEMVGYIGPNGAGKSTSIKMLTGILMPSSGEARVNGFIPYKQRRQYVKTIGVVFGQRTQLWWDIAVVESFKLLRRIYEVSERDFQERMEKFNQILGIQDYLFTPVRKLSLGERMRCDLAAALLHNPPLLFLDEPTIGLDVVAKDQIRKFLRAINREFQTTVLLTTHDLDDIEELCRRIMIIDHGRLLYDGPLDLLKQKLLRTKQIKFAVKDSAQLAGMHAFTRDGLEFEQVDQLTYRIRFDRVKVSTADLIRQILNTVEVRDLLIEDEPIEEVVKRIYAGAALQEVVL, encoded by the coding sequence ATGGCTGCTGACAAATTGACCGGCTCTCCGCTCATCGACGTACGCGAACTCTCAAAGGACTTCCGCACGTTTCGCCGCCGCGAAGGCATGTGGGGCTCGATTCAAAATCTCTTCGTGCGCGATTACATGACCGTGAGCGCCGTCGACCGCGTGAGTTTCGAAGTCAAGCGCGGCGAAATGGTCGGCTACATCGGCCCGAATGGCGCCGGCAAATCCACCAGCATCAAAATGCTCACGGGAATCTTGATGCCATCCTCCGGCGAAGCGCGCGTGAATGGCTTCATCCCTTATAAGCAGCGGCGGCAATACGTCAAAACCATTGGCGTCGTCTTCGGCCAGCGCACGCAGCTCTGGTGGGACATCGCCGTCGTCGAATCATTCAAGCTACTCCGGCGCATCTACGAAGTCTCCGAGCGCGATTTTCAGGAGCGCATGGAGAAATTCAATCAGATTCTCGGCATTCAGGATTATCTCTTCACGCCGGTACGCAAGCTTTCTCTTGGCGAGCGCATGCGCTGCGACCTGGCTGCGGCGCTGCTGCACAATCCGCCGCTGCTCTTTCTCGATGAGCCAACCATCGGCCTCGACGTGGTTGCGAAAGACCAGATTCGCAAATTTCTGCGCGCCATCAATCGCGAATTTCAAACCACCGTGTTGCTGACCACGCACGATCTCGACGATATCGAGGAACTGTGCCGCCGTATCATGATTATTGATCACGGCCGGCTGCTTTATGATGGCCCTCTCGATCTCCTCAAGCAAAAATTGCTGCGCACCAAGCAGATCAAATTTGCCGTGAAGGACTCCGCGCAGCTCGCGGGCATGCATGCGTTCACGCGCGACGGTCTGGAGTTCGAACAAGTCGATCAGCTCACCTATCGCATCCGTTTCGACCGCGTGAAGGTCTCCACGGCAGACCTGATCCGCCAGATTTTGAACACCGTCGAAGTCCGCGACCTGCTCATCGAGGACGAACCGATTGAAGAAGTCGTGAAGCGCATCTACGCCGGCGCGGCCCTGCAAGAAGTCGTACTTTAG
- a CDS encoding ATP-binding cassette domain-containing protein, whose product MIQAVELCKTFNDKKRGAIRAVDGVSFTCKPGEIYGLLGANGAGKTTTLRVLATILAPTSGTATVAGFDVVRDPQKVRAHIGFLSTATALYDRLTAAETVEYFGRLFGLDDATIARRTNELFKALDMEEFRDRRCAKLSTGMKQKVSIARTLVHDPPVMIFDEPTNGLDVMAARSITDFIRQCREKGKTVIFSTHVMSEVEKLCDRIGIIHNGKMQTEGTLEEMRQRYGKSDLEDIFVEVSGEAR is encoded by the coding sequence ATGATCCAAGCTGTCGAGCTTTGCAAAACCTTCAATGATAAGAAGCGCGGCGCGATTCGAGCGGTCGATGGCGTTAGCTTCACTTGTAAGCCCGGGGAGATCTACGGCTTGCTTGGCGCCAATGGCGCTGGAAAAACGACGACCCTGCGCGTGTTGGCGACGATTCTTGCGCCAACCTCCGGCACAGCGACGGTGGCGGGTTTCGACGTCGTCCGCGATCCCCAGAAAGTTCGTGCGCATATCGGCTTCCTCTCCACGGCGACGGCCCTTTATGACCGGCTTACGGCGGCGGAAACAGTTGAATACTTCGGTCGGCTCTTTGGACTGGATGATGCCACAATCGCGCGGCGCACGAATGAGCTTTTCAAGGCGCTGGATATGGAAGAGTTCCGCGACCGCCGCTGCGCCAAGCTCTCCACGGGCATGAAGCAGAAGGTGTCCATCGCTCGCACCCTGGTCCACGATCCGCCAGTGATGATCTTCGACGAGCCTACGAATGGCCTCGACGTCATGGCTGCCCGCTCCATCACGGACTTCATTCGTCAGTGCCGTGAAAAAGGCAAGACCGTGATCTTCTCGACGCACGTGATGAGCGAGGTCGAGAAGCTCTGCGACCGCATCGGCATCATCCACAATGGCAAAATGCAAACTGAGGGCACGCTCGAAGAGATGCGGCAGCGTTACGGCAAAAGTGATCTCGAGGACATCTTTGTGGAAGTTTCGGGAGAAGCGCGATGA
- a CDS encoding 2OG-Fe(II) oxygenase, whose translation MATATATTERPRLFPYSRWALELPALSKRYKEATPFPHIHLDNFLDAATARALADEFPAPSSDAWIQYKHFNENKSGLTKREMFPSVLGKVVDELNSADFLAWLSELTGIQNLLSDPTLEGGGLHQSSRGGFLNLHADFTMHHHQKNWRRRLNLILYLNPEWQADWGGAIELWDKDMQHCAASVPPLLNHVLVFSTTDESYHGFPEKLTCPENVSRKSLALYYYTIETDPNCIGHSTNYQARPNDTKAKAAMIWLDKKAVHLYSRAKETFGIGDDLASKVLGFLSRKK comes from the coding sequence ATGGCGACTGCAACGGCCACAACGGAAAGACCGCGGCTTTTCCCCTATAGTCGCTGGGCTTTGGAGTTGCCGGCACTGTCGAAAAGATACAAGGAAGCGACGCCGTTCCCGCATATTCATCTGGATAATTTTCTTGATGCGGCGACCGCGCGTGCGCTGGCCGACGAATTTCCCGCTCCATCGAGCGACGCCTGGATTCAGTACAAACATTTCAACGAAAACAAGTCCGGCCTCACCAAGCGAGAGATGTTTCCGAGCGTGCTCGGCAAAGTGGTCGACGAATTGAACTCTGCCGATTTTCTTGCATGGCTCTCGGAACTGACTGGAATTCAGAATCTCTTATCCGATCCGACGCTTGAGGGTGGCGGCTTGCATCAATCCTCGCGAGGCGGATTCTTGAACCTGCACGCCGATTTCACCATGCATCATCATCAGAAAAACTGGCGGCGCAGGCTGAACCTGATTCTTTATTTGAATCCGGAGTGGCAGGCGGATTGGGGTGGAGCGATTGAATTATGGGACAAGGACATGCAGCATTGTGCTGCAAGCGTTCCGCCGCTTCTGAATCATGTCCTTGTTTTCAGCACTACTGACGAGTCATATCACGGCTTCCCGGAAAAACTCACATGCCCGGAAAACGTCTCTCGCAAGAGCCTGGCACTCTACTACTACACGATTGAAACCGATCCCAACTGCATTGGGCACTCAACGAACTATCAAGCGCGCCCCAACGACACGAAAGCCAAGGCCGCAATGATCTGGCTCGACAAGAAAGCCGTCCATCTCTATTCACGCGCTAAAGAAACCTTTGGGATAGGCGATGACTTAGCCAGCAAGGTGCTTGGTTTTCTGTCGCGGAAGAAGTAA